Genomic DNA from Canis aureus isolate CA01 chromosome 4, VMU_Caureus_v.1.0, whole genome shotgun sequence:
TAATGCAAAATATACTGTTCAAGTGCAAACTTAGGAATCAGGTTTCAGTATGTGCAATAAAAAGGATAAGTGCAATTTGTAAAATCATCCTTCCCTaattgcaccagttcacactggCATTCCTTTAGCACTTTTATGTACAAAGTGGGCCAATTGTTTAAGAATGCTTGTGGCTGGAGACTCATGCCTGCTTTCTGGATAGTACTTCCCAGACTTTCTCCTTTAATCCTGTCACCATAAAAGTATTCATAAAAGAGCAGAGTAAACCAGGTGCTACATTTCCACCAGAATCAGTATCAGGAGAGAGCAAACAATGTGCATTTTCTACCGTTAGGGCCCAGCTTGCTCTGTAAACAGCAAAAGGTTTAGCATTATTGGTGGTAGAAGTGTCtggttaagaatctgttttatttGTGCTGCTGGAGTGGTGGTGGAGCATGGGACTGATGCCTTTATTACTCCATATGTTGCAATTTTCTATTATCTCAGGTTTCATTTTGTATAAtaaatgacttctttttaaaCAGTGTGTCTATTTGGTTATATTTCTAGGCTGAGTATGATACACTTGGAGACTTGGAAAAATATGTCAAACATTTGTTCACTTAACAAGTATTTACTGTCACTATTCTGGGCACCGGGGATTCAGTAAGACAGGGTCCCCCTCTCTCATGGTGcttacattttaaatgggtgttgtagggatccctgggtggcgcagcggtttagcgcctgcctttggcccaaggcgtgatcctggagacccgggatcgaatcccacgtcgggctcccggtgcatggagcctgcttctccctctgcctgtgtctctgcctctctctctctctctcactgtgtgcctatcataaattaaaaaaaaaaaaaaaaatttaaatgggtGTTGCTGGTAAGTAAACAATAAATGAACAAGATAATTCAAACTGTGATAGGCACTATGAAAAAACTGAAGTGGCTTGATGgtagggaggggggagggggaaatcagggaaggcctctctgacaGGAACTGAAACTCAACAGATGACAAAGAACCAGTCATGCAGAGATCATTGGGAAAATTAAACATCTGTgataaatgattttcattttagcACATTAAACTTTACACAACCAAATAAATATTGTTCCTCCAAAGTAGTCCTCTTATGAACTAAAAGCTGTTCAAGTTAGGCTCCCATTACCAGAAACACTTATtggagctcatttctttttttatttaaaaaaatattttgacagggcagccggggtggctcagtggtttagcaccgccttcagtccagggcctgatcctggagacctgggattgagtcccacatcgggctccctgcatggagcctgcttctccctctgcctgtgtctctgcctctctctgtttctcatgaatgaataaatatttaaaaaataaataaaaatattttatttgacagagaagtacaagcagggggagtggcagctagaggaagagggagagcagggatcCAGATACAAGCTCagttccaggactctgagatcatgaccccggccagaggcagatgtttaaccgactgagccacctaggcactccttgGTGCTCATTTCTAAATGCTCTGAGAATCCTTGGCACATCTTTGAATTTTGTAAGAAGCTAAAAGTCACTTAGAAGCAAGTCTGATGAAGCTAGGCATCACAACTGAAGGATCAAGTCTGTTAATAGGAATACCACCAAGTATCTTCACAGGATTGGAGAGAGGATTAAATTTGATGATAAATGCTTAAACCTCACCCTACCCAATGAGATCATTACAAAGGAGAGCAAAGGATATATAAGTagtaataactttattttttttaaagatttttattggggatccctgggtggctcagcggtttggtgcctgccttcggcccagggcacagtcctggagtCCGCGGATCGAGTCCTGCGACGGGCTCcaggcatgtagcctgcttctccctcttcctgtgtctctgcctctctatgtctatcatgaataaataaataaatcttaaaaaaaaataaagattttttatttttatttatttgagagcaagagagattcACAGAAGAGAGCAGCAgaccctcccactcccaccccacccagtgAGCAGAGCACACTaagcggggctcaatcccaggaccctgagatcacgacggCATCTGAAGGCctgactgactaagccactcagtcGCCTCTGTATGGTTTtgaagtagactccacacccagcatggagcccaatgcagggcttgaactcacagcccggAATTCAAGACCTGAattgagatcaagagtgggacgcttaattgagccacccgcGTGCCCCGGTAGTAGCAACTGTTTATATGAGCCTAATTTTTCTTTACCGCTTTGGGGTGgtcttaaagaataaaatccaacAGTTCTTTTAGACTAATTAAAACAGGAATTAAAATCTCATATTCGGGCAGCCCggagggctcagcggtttatttttattttttttcttttttattttttagcggTTTAGAACCGCCTTCCGCCcggggttgtgatcctggagacctgggatcgagtcccacgtcgggctccctgcatggagcctgcttttcctctgcttctcctctgcctgtgtctctgcctctgtgtgtgtgtgtgtgtgtgtgtgtgtgtgcgtgtgtgtcatgaataaataaataaaatctttaaaaaaaaaacaattattcgCTCccatcctctgcctatgtcagCCGTCCAGAGGACGTCATCCTCTGGTTCAGCCAGCTACCACCACCATCAACGGGTGTCCCAGTTATCGGGTCCTTTCCCGGATGTTCCCGGCCTAGCATCGCCCGGAGCCCATAAGAGAGCGGTCCACGTCAGCGCACGAGCCCCAAAGACTCTCCTCCTAACCTGCACACAGGTCTTGAACAACAGGCGTCCGATCCCAGCCAGTACCCGGCCTAGAAGGCCAAGAAACCAAGCGACCGCCCCTCTTCCTCCAGGCTGCGCGCCTAAACCCGTCGGGTGCCTAGGGGTCACGCAGGGTCACGCAAGGCGACGCAGAGCCTGCCGGGAGCTCGGTGCGCAATGGCGACGCCCAGTCTGCGGGGTCGCCTGCCGCGGCTGGGAAACCCGCGGAAACCTATCCTGAAGCCCAACAAGCCCCTCATCCTAGCTAACCGTGTCGGGGAACGACGGCGGGAGAGGGGCGGTGAGCAATGGGAGCCAGGGAGGCTCCAGAGCGGAAGCGGGACGGATGCATGGGGCGGCTTGTGGGAGAGCCTGAAGGTAAAGGTTTCCTTGTGACTGAGGGTGCTCTCGTTCTGCTCCTCCAGAGGCGACTTGTATCACAGAGATGTCGGTGATGATGGCGTGTTGGAAGCAGAATGAATTCCGCGACGAAGCGTGCAGAAAAGAGATCCAGGATTTCTTCGATTGTGCTTCAAGGGCTGAGGTGACAAAAGGCTTTTCGGGTGCCCTCTTTGGAGGAaaattgggggcggggggacggatACAAGTAATTGTTCTCCTTGCCTCTTGCCAGCTGATAGGAAGTCCTTCTCATTCTAAAAAGGCGAGGAAAATTGTGGGAGCGATTTCACTCACGCCAGAGTGGAAAAGGTTATGGGTTTGAAGGTATTGTCATCTCGAGCGATTTGTTTCATTGCTCGAAGCTTTAGCTATCCCAGTTGTAAAATGAGGTTCATATTAACCCCTGCCTTACAGAATTTTGTGAGTTAAATAGACGAATGGGAAAATcgttttgtaaaatttaaaagtgtTGCTCAAATGGACATTATTGTCTGAAAGAGAGTTAAAGATAATGAAGGGCCAGTTGTTTGGATTTTAGCCTAGAATGAATTGCTAGCTGGCATGGTAGTTTCAGGCCATACAGTCACCTGTAGGTCCCAAGTTCCTTTTGAAAGGGGACTGGGAAGATGACACAGATAATTCCAGGCTGGCTAATGTATTAATGTGCTTTGTGCATTGTAAGAACTGTTGGCTTAAGTCAGGATAAACTGAAGAgctgtcatttttgttttcattctgtctTTTCAGGCAGCCCGAAAGATGAGATCCATCCAGTACACGTTGGGAGAATCTGGGAATTTACCCCCCAAGAAACTGAATACATTGTTACAGAGGTTTCCTAACAAATCTCATATTAGTTGAAAATGGAGAATCATTTTCTATGACTGGACTGTAGCCACGGAGAACTACGCGGAGGTGTTTTAGAGATGTTTGCACTGCCATGCTCTATTTGAAAGGCGGAAGGGGGCAAGATGCCTTTTCACCCTTGGGTCTCACTGTCAGGATGGAAGT
This window encodes:
- the CHCHD1 gene encoding small ribosomal subunit protein mS37 isoform X2, which gives rise to MATPSLRGRLPRLGNPRKPILKPNKPLILANRVGERRRERGEATCITEMSVMMACWKQNEFRDEACRKEIQDFFDCASRAELIGSPSHSKKARKIVGAISLTPEWKRLWV
- the CHCHD1 gene encoding small ribosomal subunit protein mS37 isoform X1, with the translated sequence MATPSLRGRLPRLGNPRKPILKPNKPLILANRVGERRRERGEATCITEMSVMMACWKQNEFRDEACRKEIQDFFDCASRAEAARKMRSIQYTLGESGNLPPKKLNTLLQRFPNKSHIS